The genomic DNA ACTTATCTTTTATATCACtattaatcattttcttttgatatttattgacctttgtttttttttaccatcattaCATCAAACATGtatcaaaatgtttgtgtattaaaaatggCTTAAATTGGTGTATATGTCAATGTTTCACCCTGAtaacaaaaataacttttacTATTATGTATAGATACCACTATAAGTAAATTCgagaatatgtttgtttttgtaacttGAGTGAGCTTTTACCCTTTACTAAATATGGAGAAAACCCATATCTGTCACATTATTATgagatataaaacagaaacacaaatatctTGTTATATTATATGCTGTTGGTTTGTTAAACTTATAACAACAAAcattatctctctgtctttcttgtcTGTCAGGTCTGTCGCTAGGTGACGAGCAGGGGAGGCAGCCAATAGGAATTGTTCTTACTGTGCtgggggtggtggtgttggACTTCTGCGCAGACGCAACAGAGGGACCAATAAGAGCTTACCTGTTAGACGTGGCGGACACAGAGGACCAAGACATGGCGCTCAACATCCATGCAGCCTCAGCAGGTACAATATTAAAATTGCTTTCGTACCTCTCATGCGCAAGTTTTTGTTCACTTTAATTCATGTGTAGCTGagtaaaagtgtgttttgacAAATTTGGATGTAATATGCCATACAAATAAAggttgttattatcattattagtagtagtagaggACATATCAAATCCTcatcaaaaatgtattgttaaattCATCATCCCATCGATAATGACTGataacatgaaaacaaattgTTCACCAGGCTGGACTGACATGTATGTGACTCATAGAAACAtactaaaagagaaaaaatccCTCATTCTACTTGTGTCCCTACTACCTGTTTAAACCTctccatgtgtctgtgtgttcaggtcTCGGGGGTGCGGTGGGTTACGCTCTTGGAGGTCTAGACTGGACACACACCTTCTTGGGAGCAATCTTTAAGTCTCAGGAACAGATTCTGTTCTTCTTCGCTGCCATCCTCTTCACTGCGTCTGTGGTGTTGCATCTGCTTAGCATTGAGGAGCAGCAATACTCGCCTCATCACGACAGGCTGGACcaggtactgtgtgtgtgtgtgtttgtgtgtgtgtactgtaaaattcaaatttgaaaaaaatgtaattacaacGTGACTTTTGTGACAAAACACGTTCCTCTTGGTCTGTTCTTTTTAGGAGAATCTGGATCCCACCCACCCTCAACCTTCTGCCAATGGCAGGGCTGGACTTCTCGCTCCCAAGCTGGAAATGATTGGAGAGGATGAAACGATGGACAGCTATGACCTGTACGACCCCTATGGAGATGACCAGTCAGAGCGTGGAGACATGGACTTCCTAGAGGTGGAGCTTGTGAGAAGTAAGTTCAAGAGTcttgtgtctttttctgttttttcagacAGAAATTTTGAATGTATgatgaatatactgtatctaGAAGACCTGTGTTTCCAAAGCTAGCAAGATATTCCTTTCCTTAGTATTCAGACAGttctttttttagttaattCATGagattacatttctgttttcattgcacCTTTTGTATTCTTCAAATCAAATCTTATGATCCCGCTTCTCCTCTCTCCAGGTAAAAGTGACAGTGTTCTTGCCATGGCAGACGCCACCCTTGACCACCTTGACCATGACGCGTTGTTCCTGTGCCACATAGAGCCGTCCATCTTCACTGACCGCCTCTCACCCTATCACCACTCGCCTCCTATGACCGCTTCCTTCTTCAACGGCAATCGCACCACCCCTCCTCCCCGGCTCGCCAGCATCAGACGCAGCAGCAGCGCAGGAAGTCAAGATCTGCTCCGCCCCCAAAACAGCAACCACCAAACACAAGCTCCCGCCCCCAAAATTTGCCGCCTCTCGGCATTCTTACAGGAAATGGAGAATGACGAGGGACAGGAGGCGTTGCTGAACAACCAGCTCAATGAGCAGCGGACACTGAATGGGCGGCTGTTAGCCGGTGTTAATGTTGACGGAGATGGCACCAGTGCTAACAGGATGAGCGCTAAAGGACAGGCTCATCGTGCTGGAATGGTCAAAGgtcagtgtttttatgttgtaatgtatgtaatatcaattgtatattatataaaacatgatgaaattaAGAAATCaatattgttatttaaatgCTATTATTGGAGATGTTTGTATTTacgtttttgtatttaaaagtcCTAAATCTGAACGATTAtagaaatgtcattaaaaaatacGTAAAGGAATAGTTCCACAATTTGGGTTAATTCACCTTCCCCATATTTCCtatctttgtgctaagctaagctaacaggctGTACATTACAGACATGACAGCGGTATTGagcttctcatttaactctcagcCCAGAAAGCTAATAAACGATTTCCTAAAATATTTAACTATTCCTTTGAAATATGTAGTTATATTTTATGCTCTGAACTTCAGATAAACGTCATTACAAGTTTTTGAccctatttatatatttttaatttttattgattgtgttgAGCTATCGAGCAGTCGGTCCGTCAACCAAATAAGAAATGTACATTGTCTAGGAATGTCCAGTCCACTCATCCTTAATGGGTCATTAAAGAAAAGGACGGGAACTGGAACTTTTATTTGGAAGAAGTGTTTCACAGCAATTTCATCTTCTAACCAACagtggtgaaaaaaacaaaaacaaactgcattTATCCTGATAGTTCATTAAACATAATGTCCAGTAGGCAGCTGAGCCAGTGTTTTACTGTCACAGTCTGTAGAGATATCCAAAGTTCCTGGCCGCGTACCAAGAAGCAATATCTTAAGTGCCTTTTCCTGGAGGAGAAACTCTAAGGAGTCAATAAAGAGATGAAGTGGATTTCTATTTGCCTGTACAATTTCCTGTCAGATgaacaaaatgtacaatttgtGTGAGAAGATAAACCCATGAGATATCTTAGCCATCTCTTAGTATCTTAGTAAactaaaaaagaataataataaactatctCTTATATCAGCTGCCAGCACTGGAGCTCCCACAAAGCAATCGCGTCACCATCACACCTTCTACCGCCAGCCGTCCTGCACCTTCTCCTACTATGGCCGAGTGGGGAGCCATCGCTACCGCTATCGCCGAGCCAACGCCGCTTTTCTCATCAAGCCGTCTCGCAGCATGAACGACCTGTACGAAGTGGATACCAGACACCGCAGGAGGAACAAACGGAGGAACAGAAActgcagtggaaacacaaaCTCTTCCAGCGGAGATGCAGAGAGCGAAGAGGGCGAGGTGGGGAGTAGAGGGATgaatttaaaactatatatacatttttactaaTTAATAATAGAATCACTACAAACTACCACTAACTTATGGAGACACATTGTACAGAACAGGACATTAGACTGCAGTTTTATTCAGTTTCAACTAAGctgaaacatttctttttcacaTGTTGACAAAATAAATAGGGGCAATTTGAGGAACCCAAGCAATAATAGTTTTGTCAGGAAAATCAAGGTTTTTGTGCTTGCacctgtaaccatggcaacaggcaACACTATTATTTTTCTCCACTATGAAGCATATCTGGTCCATAGTGTCTTGTGTGATGTTTTGTTaattctccttctctttctctcgtcAGGTGGAGACCACCGTGCGGCTGCTGTGGCTCTCCATGCTGAAAATGCCTCCGGAGCTGCTACGGCTGTGTGTCTGTCATCTGCTAACCTGGTTCTCCATCATCGCAGAGGCTGTCTTCTTCACAGACTTCATGGGACAAGTTATCTACAACGGAGATCCTACTGTACGAGCAACATACATTTAGATATAGCCTACATTACCCTTAAATTGAATTACTTAagtaaaatgactaaaatctgAAATTTCAgcaaaagacaaagaacaatTGAAAAACATAGTGAGATGATGCACTCTGCATTGTTACATAATGTCTAACATCTCATTGAAAATGGTTACGACATTGAATACATGTACATCAAATCAAGTAAATCTAATTTACCAATCAGAATTTTGTTAACAATTAAGCATTTGTAACTTCACTTATATGTCATAAAAATCCCAAATAATCGGACTAaggtttttcatttaaaaaaaaacagatgccACCAAATTTTTTCCTTCAGACTTTATCTCATATTTTAGTGTTCTCATATGTTACATACTGTCTATCATGTCAAACTATCTACAGCAAGATCCATCTGATCCATCTTGTTCACAgctcaaataaaaactaaacctgTACCTCTTCTCACAGGCTCCTATTAACTCTACTGCGCTGGTTAATTATCACAAAGGAGTTCAAATGGGATGTTGGGGACTGGTTATATATGCCATGACGGCTGCGACATGCTCAGGTGACAACACACTCAGAAACTCACCGGATCACTCAAATGTGGCTGTTTCTCAGCTTCAGATCGCAAGAATAACATATCTTGACATTAAATTCTCCACTAAACGATCAAatactcttcctctctctgtgtctcctcttttctcatCATTACTTCAACCAGCTATCCTTCAGAAATACCTGGATAACTTCGACCTGAGCATCAAGGTCATCTACATCCTGGGAACACTTGGATTCTCCATCGGTATGAAACCAAAACACCAACAGAAAAGAGGTGAATAACTGATGAATTGATGAATTGAAATTAAttgatctttttctttctttttcaccaTAAGGAACTGCTGTCATGGCGCTGTTCCCTAATGTTtacgttgccatggtgatgatTAGCAGTATGGGCATCATCTCCATGAGTATCTCCTACTGTCCTTATGCTCTGCTGGGACAATATCACGAAATGAAAGAGGTACAGAAATATTCAACTTAATGTGTAACATAAACTGGCTCCGAGAATGAAGATGAAAATTTCCCTTTGGGCACATTTTGTATCATATTGGTGATTAAAAAGTGACTTCAGGATTATCTACAATTGATaaaaaaattattcaaattcTGTCATATTGTTTAtcagaaacacttttttaaatatttcagttgtCAGTGGCACTCATGAACTGAATGCACACAgatcactttatttatttatttagggcTACTAACAGTAACTGTAACTTTCTTTGCCTCCTGCAGTACATCCAGCACAGTCCTGGTAACTCCCGACGAGGCTTTGGCATCGACTGCGCCATCTTATCCTGCCAAGTGCGTGTATACACTGTCTTTACAATACCAAAATTATGTAATAGAGTctaatatacattatatatgcTATAGTATACTAAGAAAATCgtatttttatatcatttaaatctAATGTTGCAGGTGTACATCAGTCAGATCTTGGTGGCCTCAGCTCTGGGTGCTGTGGTGGAAGCGGTTGGCAGTGTCTGTGTCATTCCCATGGTGGCCTCTGGGGGCTCCCTCCTTGGATTCTTCACCGCCTGCTTCTTGGTCATTTATCCCACTCCCGGGTAAGAAAACCacctgttttaaatattttgccCTCACCGGGCCAAAAAAGTTTTCCTAATAGTTGTGGTTTAAATTGTGATCGACAGGGAAGGGGCATCAGCCAAAGCTTCGGTGAAACGGGCTTTGACAACGCTGGAAAATCCCAGTGTTAATGAAGTGGCTGTTACCGTGGTGAAGGAGAAACCCAGCTTCCTGAAACTCAACAAGGAGGGCAAAGCCACCACCACGACCACTTCCTGTCACACAGAGAATGAATCCACTCTGTGATTGGTTGGTCAGAGTCAACAGACAGGAGGAAGTCAGAGGTTATAGCAGAAAACAAATTAAGTCACTTTTATATTCATCGCTGTCGGAAAAGACTTCAGGATGTCCTCACCGTGCTGAAGAAAATAGAGGAGGGCGGATTGGTGTCTGTTTGGGCTTTTCTCTAATTTGGTGTGTTGTAATTTGCTGAAGAAAACAACTCAATCTGCCATGGGACCAACTTAcccaagaaaaaaagcattctGGTCCTCGTGCCATCTCAGCCTTCACCAAAATTCCTTCCACTAAGCCCTCATTGATCCGTCGTGGTTGTCTAGAAGTGAGAAATTCACAAATCATTGTTTAAAGGAGAGgttgtctctgtctctcagggGCTCTAGGAGGTGCCACCAAGCAGCTGCCTGGACAGAAAACTTCAGGGgactcacttacacacacatgctgtacatTTATACAAACCCTCACTTGCTCACACACCTCTTCATCCGGGGTCGACACAATCAAGTGAACGTTGTTAATGAACATTAATCCTCGAAGctgcagtcatttaaaaaaaaaaaaaatgctgaaaatggtTCTTCCTCGCTGTGGATTGACTTTTCGCTTCCTGATGTGGAAGCTGATCAACgacagagtgtgtgtatgctgaCTTGGCGACTCCAGCGGAGGCACCGCACTCACCAAAATGAACCCAATACTCTTTTACAGCACTCTGCGACAGTAGCTTTAAGACTCTTTCAGAAGTGGCATTTCTGAAACCAAGACCCTGAAGCCTGGTTCCTGGGGAAAATGTATTGAGTTTGAGCCCCCAAattgattgtgttttgttttcgcCCTCCTCCACGTGGCAGGAGTGCTCAAATCTTAAATTTAGCCTTCATTCCATAGCAAAGACAACCACATTTAAGAGGCTCTGCTCCAAAATGTAGAGCATGAGCATAAAGTTCTCTGTATATTGACAGTAAAAACTAtagaaacaaatataaatccAGATGTGTATTGAGTGAAATTCCAGGACAGATAGAGCATAAATGCAATATGTGCAGTATACAGGGCATTACTATcccaaatattattttcatgatttattgAGGACCCAGAGTTTTAAAGAGactgatgtttctgtttgttttgaataatCAGACTAACCTACATGCTGCATGTTAGAGGAGCATAGAAGAGACAAAccaaacaggagaggagaagagaagatagATGTGGAgttgttctctttctcttcctttttgttgcttttttttttgttcttagaAAATGCTAACAGAATTGATTTTGTCACTAACTGCACATTAGATGAGCCCTTTTTTAGGGGAAGCGTTAAATTGtgttcagttttaaaaagtgttgtttGAAATTCTCTCTGAGACTCTTGGGGTGTTTGATTTGGCCGTCGTAGGACACCAGTGGGACGGAGATTCCTGACACTCTTTCTGTTCAACTGAGTCCGGAAAGGGAAATAAGAGTATTAGAGCTTATcccagatatttaaaaaaaaaaaagaaaaaaagtgcacGTAATGTAAGAGAGGTTAAGTAAATCCTGCTAGTTTGGAGAAGTAGTAGCCTGTAGTGACAGGGTTAGGTTTGTTGTTTGAGCCTTAATTGAGGATTTTTGCTCCTGATGTAGGTGTGTTGGTTCCACTGATCTGGGCCAAATACAATCAGTAGAGTATTTTAGATGTTGATTACTAAAGTGTGTGGCACGAGATTAAAGGACTGGAGAAATGTGTTTACCTTAAATagatagtttgacatttttggcaGTATGTTTCTAGATGAGAAAATTCTCATTTAACACTACGCAATAAgtagcatatttcccaaaatgctcAACTGTTCTAAAAAACGTTAAGAAAGATTTGAATTGTTACAAATTGTGAAATGCACGTCTTAACTTAAGTTTAATCCAAAATAAGACAAATGAGGCAGGTTTAAACACTTTCATGAGCTTCTGCAGACATAGATATTGAAATTAAAAGCCTCAGTTAATTGCAGGAAATTGTACGAGGGAGATGCTTCTCATGCAGCCCTCACTTCAGATTTACAAAAACCAAGATAGAGGAAAAATTACTTCTTGTAGCATCTTGTAGCTGCCAGTAGCAGCATGAGGAAGCAAAAGTGTTGACTTCAGCTTTACTTCGATCCTGTTAACATCCATACACAGTAATAAATCTAGtacaaatatatttgattataAACACAGATGGGATTACACGCAAATTGTACAAATTAAAAACTAATCTCTTATTAATTACTTGTATTATTGAGTGTAGCCGATAAAGGTTCAATAATCTTAATCTTCCAAATGTTTCCTTTGCTGACGATGCTGGACGTGTAAAAACAGACTTGAAGatacaaaagacaaaatgaaagattttagtgtggttgtttgttttcagacaaaTCAGGTCAGTCGTTGCAATATCGGCCTCTGTTAATCAGCTGGGGAGAGGACTGTGTGAGGTTTGAGCGGGCAGAGCAGGGTTTGTttgaggtgggggggggggttctgcaGAGTGAAGGCTGTCAATTAGGGTCAGTTTCCTCTCAGCTCAATCAGCTGAAACATGCAAATTGAAAGGAATCGAAATGTAAATTGCAGTGGGGTTCATTTCCTTaaaaaagagcattttatttgagtgtgtaTTAAAACTTTTAGAggaaaagtttatttgaaatgttttgggTTCACTGATgatgtggttgtttttatttttcacttggGTGAAGGGTTGGTGCAGAGTTGAACCCTTTTTAAACCAATTAGATTCCTTCCATAATTTCAGGTACATTCAGTCttagagcagagaggagtactTTCCTTCCTGGGTTGACCCTACTGTAACTGTGGTGAtgggacaaaaaaagagaagcaggtatggtgacaaaacacaaagacacacagatgcCTGCACTGATGAAGAGTTTTGAACGGTTTCTGTAACCACTTGGGCAATAATCATTTTCTGGATACAAAACGGACACAACTTCAGTTTAAGGACAAACACAACAATTTAGAAAGAAATATATATCAGCTTTGGGTTTGGGAGGTGCATGCAACAACAGCCATATGCATGTGTGAAACACCAAAGTATGACTCTGTACAAATCACTCGAGCTCTTTTCTTTATTGTCCTAATAGGTCAGGGATGTATTTTAGAATGCATGGCTGggtgtttgtgtcttttgtgtgaacttaaatgtgttaaaaaaaaacaaacaaacaaacaaaaaaaaaaaaaacccaacatctACTCTTTAAGCTGAAGCATTGTGCTCAGTCTGGGTCAGTACGCTCTTAACAAGCAtgtgactttttaaacttttttgcacatttatgaGTAAAGTTTCGGACAATGCACGTCTTGCTGcttttcaacacaacacacactagGATGGGAGGTgttgaaatgttaaaagacGAGATGTGCGTATCATCCCGAGCGACACTCCTTGTTAAAAGTGTAGGTGAGAAACTCCAGGCCGTGAATACTTGAAGTGCAACTTGAGTGTTTTCTGTTCCAATGCAATGGGGAAATCTTTGATTTATGGAGGTTTCATTGTTAATGTCCCAAGCCTTTTACCATAGACTCTGGAATGTTCAGACAGCGCGGCCTCTCGCTCGGCCTGCTGGGAGATTGAGTTCTTACTTTTGATTCCATCTGGTGACTTAACATTAAAAGTCCATGAATGTGAAGCGATTTCACCAGAAatcctttttgttttgatttttgacaaaccagagggagggggggggggggggaggggggtctGACATTGCACAAATCTTGCACATAATaagtcaagaaaaaaacataaacaatagaACTGTCACacaaaaggataaaaaataaCTGTggatatatattttctttttagctttCTTGTTTATAAAGGACACTTTTCACTTAGTTTCTAAAAGAGAAAATTATTCTATTTGCTGTTAGAGAGGAGGCGGactggaatgtgtgtgtgtgagcagtcctgtttattgtgtgtgtgtaccttcacAGCTGCTCACATGTGAAAGCAAAAGGCAAAAGTGTGTTTAAAACTGTcatctcagtgtttgtttttggttcATGTTCTCTGCTCTTTGCAATCACCTGGTTTACACTTTACTCTGGAATCGATGGCTGCAATACCCGGAGGTTATTTACGAGTCTTTATCGTCTCTGTTCAGATGTTTTAACTCAActagaaaatgtctttttttttctcttttttttggtatcTGTTTAATTCTGAATTTTAGGCAGAGCCACACATAAGAGTTGGTCTTTGCACTTTTCAGTGGCAGCCATGTTGGCTCCACCGTCCTACCTGGTGCTCCCCGTGCCAGCTGAGCATTGAATGAATGTGGCGATATGGTGATGCTGTTTAATATTTCCAGCCAGCAGCTGTCAGTGGCAGCAGCGTGGTGGCCGAACtcccgtctgtgtgtgtgtggctctgcCTCTAGTAAACTGTGTGTTAATGGTGGAGGAGAAAGATGCCTATATACTTTGATCTTAACAGAGATTAAATCACGAAGTATACTTAAAGAATGGGAAAGCAAGTATGTGCAGTGTACTATATAATATGCCttgttatttgaaaaaaaaaaatgtaaatatacatatttctcttttagtttcctcttttttgctgctataaaaaagatgattatttttgttAGTAGGTTTGTTTTCTATATAAAGACTGTATATATCTTTATGTTCTGTAAATATGCTTGAGCCTTCATATGTAGGACTCTGGATGAACACTGTATGGATCGCACCTTTTAAAACTGTTCAGAGGCAAACCAACTGAATCCGCTTCTTATTTGttcaactttcttttcttttttttctcaaaaagtGAATGTGTGCAATGGGAAGCAAtatgaaaagattaaaaatgaagaaggGGCTTAGCAGACAcctaaaataaaattaaaaactcaaactttaaactgtattgaaacattttttgcaagtttcatGTTTGCGTCATCAGGCTTGTTTGTTGATTAGGAGAACAAATTGAAGGTGTGATGTAGAGACTCTAATCATGTTCAATTAAGCTTATTGTGTCATGAAAAAAATTTGAATAACTTTAAAGTCCAGATGACATGAAATACTCCTTTCTAATGCTTGCAGATCAcattatttaacaatatatgccAAAAATTACAAAGAAATCATTTACTTTGTATTGTTATATAAAAATCCAATGATGTTATCTCCCTGTACAAAATATGATGTGTGCTTATGTAGGCTCGAACCAATGATTTTCAGTCACTAATACCATGACATCTATCCATCAGTCAATCCTCAACTGTTAGTGGCACACAACTGATCTAATACACGTCTGTCAGGAAACTATCTGAAAAATACATGTGTAATCCAAAGTACAAAAATTGCTTTATTAACATTGGATTGCTCATTGAAAGGTGTCACCAGAGCAACTGTGGATATTGTGTCTagttaaaaaagtataaaacattttaaaaatatctctGGCTGATTGTTACTGTAcaagatttattttaatagaatagaaatgtaatttaattcacATACAGTAGGAGAAGATTGAGAAGTTTAGAAGGCTTTACTTTTGTTCTGGGAACATGTTTTGCTTCCACCTGTGAATCAGTAATATTCCccctgttaaaaatgttttattccagtGAATGTTCAGGAACTACACGTGTTGTGAGCAAACACGTGATCCAACTAGGTGTAGAAATTACTAATTTAAGAGAACTTTCTTCAGGCTCTCTCAGgcaaagcaaagagaaaaaaatttaaatattaatatattaaagaacattaatattaaaagccTTTGTTGAATCAGGCATTATGTTTTTGACCTCACAGTAACTTCATCAGGCCCGATGAACGTTTTCTTCTCTAAGTTCAAGTTCGAAAGCACCTACTGCATGTGAGAGATTGAGCActtggtttttttcttcttaaaatacAAATTCAACATAAGAGCTATTGTTTTTAACCACCGTTTGCCCAAATTCCTATTTGTTTAAGGGGCGTTTAgtatttttcttctctaaaaattattaaacttaaaaaattaaaaaaactgacCAGGTAACCAGTTGCAGATTTTCATAACACATAAAAGAAGATATGATATTTAAATAGTATGCTCCTGTTGTTCTATACTGCAGggtttaagttta from Scomber scombrus chromosome 16, fScoSco1.1, whole genome shotgun sequence includes the following:
- the LOC133996094 gene encoding solute carrier family 45 member 4; this encodes MTSTMPPQNTEADAMQVGSLVGGVNAKNSTASGSEEEKGGAVGETDGKGGGGGGRGGEESASEGSIEGISLKRWVMHGAVMFGREFCYAMETALVTPVLLQIGLPEQYYSLTWFLSPVLGLMFTPLIGSASDRCTLKWGRRRPFILALCIGTLIGVALFLNGSLIGLSLGDEQGRQPIGIVLTVLGVVVLDFCADATEGPIRAYLLDVADTEDQDMALNIHAASAGLGGAVGYALGGLDWTHTFLGAIFKSQEQILFFFAAILFTASVVLHLLSIEEQQYSPHHDRLDQENLDPTHPQPSANGRAGLLAPKLEMIGEDETMDSYDLYDPYGDDQSERGDMDFLEVELVRSKSDSVLAMADATLDHLDHDALFLCHIEPSIFTDRLSPYHHSPPMTASFFNGNRTTPPPRLASIRRSSSAGSQDLLRPQNSNHQTQAPAPKICRLSAFLQEMENDEGQEALLNNQLNEQRTLNGRLLAGVNVDGDGTSANRMSAKGQAHRAGMVKAASTGAPTKQSRHHHTFYRQPSCTFSYYGRVGSHRYRYRRANAAFLIKPSRSMNDLYEVDTRHRRRNKRRNRNCSGNTNSSSGDAESEEGEVETTVRLLWLSMLKMPPELLRLCVCHLLTWFSIIAEAVFFTDFMGQVIYNGDPTAPINSTALVNYHKGVQMGCWGLVIYAMTAATCSAILQKYLDNFDLSIKVIYILGTLGFSIGTAVMALFPNVYVAMVMISSMGIISMSISYCPYALLGQYHEMKEYIQHSPGNSRRGFGIDCAILSCQVYISQILVASALGAVVEAVGSVCVIPMVASGGSLLGFFTACFLVIYPTPGEGASAKASVKRALTTLENPSVNEVAVTVVKEKPSFLKLNKEGKATTTTTSCHTENESTL